The Salvelinus namaycush isolate Seneca unplaced genomic scaffold, SaNama_1.0 Scaffold233, whole genome shotgun sequence sequence ACAGGGTTCAGGGAGCTCTTCAGGTACACCAGGAACAGAGAGACGTACGCCCCCGTGAACGACGCCCGGTACAGCCCCGCCCGGTCAGGCCGCCCTGCAGCCAGCGCACGCAGGAAGCGGCAGGTAAAGTAGGGCACCCAGCAGCAGAGGAAGAGGAGCATGGTGAGGAAGAGGACCCGGTACAGCCTGGCCATCTGTCTCGCAGTCGccgaagaggaagaagaggaggatggagaggtcgGTCCGGCGCCCCCTGCCTGCCTGGCGCTCCACAACACGGCTACGTTACTCACCAGGAACACCGTTAACGGCAGGAAGAACCCAGCGACCGTCTCTGTCACAAACAGCCCCTTGCTGTACCCCAGGCTCTCCAGACACTGGGTAGTACCGTTGAACTCCAGCAGGTCGGCAGTGTGGAGGTACGGGGCAGCCAGGGCAGCAGCCAGCCCCCAGAGGACACCACACACCAGGGGAACCGCCCAGCGAGGACGCTTCATACTGGACCAGACCGGCCTGAGGAGACACAGACATCTCTCCACAGCCACGGCACACAGCAGGAAGGCTGCAGCGTATAGCCCCAGGCCTCTCAGGAATACCACCAGGCGGCAGACCAGTTTCCCCATGGGCCAGCTACAGCCGTGGGCCAGGTACGCCAGCATCAGGGGTGTGCGGAGGAGGAGAACCAGGTCAGCCAACGCCAGGTTCACTACGTAGACACGGAAGCTGCTGGCGCCGCGCGTCTCCCCTTTGCCCAAGCTGCCACGCCTCGTCAGGCGGCCACGCCCACGCCAGGCCAACGCGTACACCACTAGGCTGTTCAAGGACACGCCCACCTGGGGACAGATAAGAGGAAGTGATGTCATAGACCAGCAGACACTGCAGGAACCTCAAGAACTGGAGCTATGCCAAGTAGGAATGGTCTTtctccagcccagcactaaccccCCTGATTCAAcatggcagggtcttgttccagcccagcactaaccccCCTGATTCAAcatggcagggtcttgttccagcccagcactaacacgcCTGATTCAAcatggcagggtcttgttccagcccagcactaaccccCCTGATTCAAcatggcagggtcttgttccagcccagcactaaccccCCTGATTCAAcatggcagggtcttgttccagcccagcactaaccccCCTGATTCAAcatggcagggtcttgttccagcccagcactaacacacctgattcaacatggcagggtcttgttccagcccagcactaaccccCCTGATTCAAcatggcagggtcttgttccagcccagcactaaccacctgattcaacatggcagggtcttgttccagcccagcactaaccccCCTGATCCAAcatggcagggtcttgttccagcccagcactaaccccCCTGGTTCAACATGGCATGgtcttgttccagcccagcactaatcCAACTAATTCAACATGGCATGgtcttgttccagcccagcactaaccccCCTGATTCAAcatggcagggtcttgttccagcccagcactaatcCAACTAATTCAACATGGCATGgtcttgttccagcccagcactaaccccCCTGATTCAACATGGCATGgtcttgttccagcccagcactaatcCAACTAATTCAAcatggcagggtcttgttccagcccagcactaaccccCCTGATTCAAcatggcagggtcttgttccAGCCCAGCGCTAACCCCCCTGATTCAAcatggcagggtcttgttccagcccagcactaatcCAACTAATTCAACATGGCATGgtcttgttccagcccagcactaatcCAACTAATTCAAcatggcagggtcttgttccagcccagcactaatcCAACTAATTCAACATGGCATGgtcttgttccagcccagcactaatcCAACTAATTCAAcatggcagggtcttgttccAGCCCAACACTAACCCCCCTGATTCAAcatggcagggtcttgttccAGCCCAACACTAACCCCCCTGATTCAAcatggcagggtcttgttccagcccagcactaaccccCCTGATTCAAcatggcagggtcttgttccagcccagcactaaccccCCTGATTCAAcatggcagggtcttgttccAGCCCAACACTAACCCCCCTGATTCAAcatggcagggtcttgttccagcccagcactaa is a genomic window containing:
- the LOC120038690 gene encoding C5a anaphylatoxin chemotactic receptor 1, whose amino-acid sequence is MNLVNTSQWFLTQPSPSPAGPSKGLGCTNTWQAETGRITQMVITILIFLVGVSLNSLVVYALAWRGRGRLTRRGSLGKGETRGASSFRVYVVNLALADLVLLLRTPLMLAYLAHGCSWPMGKLVCRLVVFLRGLGLYAAAFLLCAVAVERCLCLLRPVWSSMKRPRWAVPLVCGVLWGLAAALAAPYLHTADLLEFNGTTQCLESLGYSKGLFVTETVAGFFLPLTVFLVSNVAVLWSARQAGGAGPTSPSSSSSSSATARQMARLYRVLFLTMLLFLCCWVPYFTCRFLRALAAGRPDRAGLYRASFTGAYVSLFLVYLKSSLNPVLYVFAARGLGRTVRASLPSTIERVFNDDLSDSKSRRTLRRDDSQI